The following are encoded in a window of Urocitellus parryii isolate mUroPar1 chromosome 7, mUroPar1.hap1, whole genome shotgun sequence genomic DNA:
- the Atp2a3 gene encoding sarcoplasmic/endoplasmic reticulum calcium ATPase 3 isoform X1 yields MEEAHLLPAADVLRHFSVTAEGGLSPAQVTGARERYGPNELPTEEGKSLWELVLEQFEDLLVRILLLAALVSFVLAWFEEGEETTTAFVEPLVIMLILVANAIVGVWQERNAESAIEALKEYEPEMGKVIRSDRRGVQRIRARDIVPGDIVEVAVGDKVPADLRLIEIKSTTLRVDQSILTGESVSVTKHTDAIPDPRAVNQDKKNMLFSGTNIASGKAVGVVVATGLHTELGKIRSQMAAVEPERTPLQRKLDEFGRQLSHAISVICVAVWVINIGHFADPAHGGSWLRGAVYYFKIAVALAVAAIPEGLPAVITTCLALGTRRMARKNAIVRSLPSVETLGCTSVICSDKTGTLTTNQMSVCRMFVVAEAKAGSCSLHEFTISGTTYTPEGEVRQGEQLVCCSQFDGLVELATICALCNDSALDYNEAKGVYEKVGEATETALTCLVEKMNVFDTDLKALSQVERAGACNAVIKQLMRKEVTLEFSRDRKSMSVYCTPTHPDSKAQGSKMFVKGAPESVIERCSSVRVGSRTAPLNTTSREQILAKIRDWGSGSETLRCLALATRDAPPKKEDMQLDDCSKFAQYETDLTFVGCVGMLDPPRPEVAACITRCHRAGIRVVMITGDNKGTAVAICRRLGIFGDTEDVEGKAYTGREFDDLSPEQQRLACCTARCFARVEPAHKSRIVENLQSFNEVTAMTGDGVNDAPALKKAEIGIAMGSGTAVAKSAAEMVLSDDNFASIVAAVEEGRAIYSNMKQFIRYLISSNVGEVVCIFLTAILGLPEALIPVQLLWVNLVTDGLPATALGFNPPDLDIMEKLPRNPREALISGWLFFRYLAIGVYVGLATVAAATWWFLYDAEGPHITFYQLRNFLKCSEDNPLFEGIDCEVFESRFPTTMALSVLVTIEMCNALNSVSENQSLLRMPPWLNPWLLAAVAMSMALHFLILLVPPLPLIFQVTPLSGHQWVVVLQISLPVILLDEALKYLSRHHMDGILGTVSQAWSRQPLTSSRTPDHTGNKGPEVNAGIRAESPVCTSD; encoded by the exons AGCTCCCCACCGAGGAAG GGAAGTCCCTTTGGGAACTGGTGCTGGAGCAGTTCGAGGACCTTCTGGTGCGCATCCTGCTGCTGGCAGCCCTGGTCTCCTTT GTCCTGGCCTGGTTCGAGGAGGGCGAAGAGACCACAACAGCCTTCGTGGAGCCCCTGGTCATCATGCTGATCCTTGTGGCCAACGCGATTGTGGGTGTGTGGCAG GAACGCAATGCTGAGAGTGCCATCGAGGCCTTAAAGGAGTATGAGCCTGAGATGGGCAAGGTGATCCGCTCAGACCGCAGAGGTGTGCAGAGGATCCGCGCCCGGGACATAGTCCCCGGAGACATTGTGGAAGTGGCAG TGGGAGACAAAGTGCCTGCTGACCTCCGCCTCATCGAGATCAAGTCCACCACACTGCGAGTGGACCAGTCCATCCTAACGG GTGAATCCGTGTCCGTGACCAAGCACACAGACGCCATCCCAGACCCTAGAGCTGTGAACCAGGACAAGAAGAACATGCTGTTTTCT GGCACCAATATAGCATCAGGCAAGGCAGTGGGTGTGGTGGTGGCCACAGGTCTGCACACGGAGCTGGGCAAGATCCGGAGCCAGATGGCAGCAGTGGAACCTGAGCGGACACCACTGCAGCGCAAGCTGGATGAGTTTGGGCGGCAGCTGTCCCATGCCATCTCTGTCATCTGTGTGGCTGTATGGGTCATCAACATTGGCCACTTTGCTGACCCAGCCCATGGTGGCTCCTGGCTCCGTGGTGCTGTCTACTACTTTAAGATTGCCGTGGCCCTGGCTGTGGCTGCAATCCCCGAGGGCCTCCCAGCAGTCATCACTACGTGCCTGGCACTGGGCACACGGCGCATGGCACGCAAGAATGCCATAGTGCGGAGCCTGCCCTCTGTGGAGACCCTGGGCTGCACCTCAGTCATCTGCTCTGACAAGACGGGCACTCTCACTACCAATCAGATGTCAGTGTGCCGG ATGTTCGTTGTAGCCGAAGCGAAAGCGGGCTCCTGCAGTTTGCACGAATTCACCATCTCGGGTACCACGTATACCCCGGAGGGAGAAGT GCGGCAGGGGGAGCAACTTGTTTGCTGCAGCCAGTTCGATGGGCTGGTGGAGCTGGCGACCATCTGTGCACTGTGCAACGACTCAGCGCTGGACTACAACGAG GCCAAGGGCGTGTATGAGAAGGTGGGAGAGGCCACGGAGACAGCTCTGACTTGCCTGGTGGAGAAGATGAATGTGTTTGACACTGACCTGAAGGCCCTGTCCCAGGTGGAGCGAGCTGGGGCCTGCAATGCG GTCATCAAGCAGCTCATGAGGAAGGAGGTCACCCTCGAGTTCTCCCGGGACCGGAAGTCCATGTCAGTGTACTGCACACCTACCCACCCTGACTCCAAGGCCCAGGGCAGCAAGATGTTTGTGAAG GGGGCTCCTGAGAGTGTAATTGAGCGCTGCAGCTCAGTCCGTGTGGGGAGCCGCACAGCACCCCTGAATACCACCTCCAGGGAGCAGATCCTGGCAAAGATCCGAGATTGGGGCTCAGGCTCAGAGACGCTGCGCTGCCTGGCACTGGCCACCCGGGATGCACCCCCCAAGAAGGAGGACATGCAGCTGGACGACTGCAGCAAGTTTGCTCAGTATGAG ACAGACCTGACCTTCGTGGGATGTGTGGGCATGCTGGACCCCCCACGGCCCGAGGTTGCTGCCTGCATCACACGTTGCCACCGAGCCGGCATCCGCGTGGTCATGATCACAGGGGACAACAAAGGCACAGCTGTGGCCATCTGTCGCCGGCTTGGCATCTTTGGGGACACAGAGGATGTGGAGGGCAAAGCCTACACAGGCCGTGAATTTGATGACCTCAGCCCAGAGCAGCAGCGCCTTGCCTGCTGCACCGCCCGCTGCTTTGCCCGCGTGGAGCCGGCGCATAAGTCCCGCATCGTGGAAAACCTGCAGTCCTTTAACGAGGTCACTGCCATG ACTGGTGATGGGGTGAACGACGCACCTGCCCTGAAGAAAGCAGAGATCGGCATTGCCATGGGCTCGGGCACAGCTGTGGCCAAGTCAGCTGCAGAGATGGTGCTGTCAGATGACAACTTTGCCTCCATTGTGGCTGCTGTGGAGGAGGGCCGGGCCATCTACAGCAATATGAAGCAATTCATTCGCTACCTCATTTCCTCAAATGTCGGCGAGGTTGTCTG CATCTTCCTCACAGCAATTCTGGGCCTGCCTGAAGCCCTGATCCCCGTGCAGCTGCTCTGGGTGAACCTGGTGACAGATGGCCTACCTGCCACAGCCCTGGGTTTCAACCCACCAGACTTGGACATCATGGAGAAGCTGCCCCGGAATCCTCGTGAGGCCCTCATTAGTGGCTGGCTCTTTTTCCGATATCTGGCTATTGGAG TGTATGTAGGCCTGGCCACAGTGGCTGCCGCCACCTGGTGGTTCCTGTATGATGCCGAGGGACCTCACATCACCTTCTACCAGCTG AGGAACTTCCTGAAGTGCTCTGAGGACAACCCGCTCTTTGAGGGCATCGACTGCGAGGTCTTTGAGTCCCGCTTCCCCACTACCATGGCCTTGTCGGTGCTTGTGACCATCGAGATGTGCAATGCCCTCAACAG CGTCTCGGAGAACCAGTCGCTGCTGCGGATGCCGCCCTGGCTGAATCCCTGGCTGCTGGCGGCCGTGGCCATGTCCATGGCCCTGCACTTCCTCATCCTGCTGGTGCCACCCCTGCCC CTCATTTTCCAGGTGACCCCACTGAGCGGGCACCAGTGGGTGGTGGTGCTCCAGATATCTCTGCCTGTCATCCTGCTTGATGAGGCCCTCAAGTACCTGTCCCGGCATCACATGGATG GCATTCTCGGGACAGTCTCACAGGCCTGGAGTAGGCAGCCGCTGACCAGCTCCAGGACCCCAGACCACACCGG aaataaaGGACCAGAAGTGAATGCAGGGATCAGAGCAGAGTCTCCAGTGTGTACCTCAGACTGA
- the Atp2a3 gene encoding sarcoplasmic/endoplasmic reticulum calcium ATPase 3 isoform X2, translating to MEEAHLLPAADVLRHFSVTAEGGLSPAQVTGARERYGPNELPTEEGKSLWELVLEQFEDLLVRILLLAALVSFVLAWFEEGEETTTAFVEPLVIMLILVANAIVGVWQERNAESAIEALKEYEPEMGKVIRSDRRGVQRIRARDIVPGDIVEVAVGDKVPADLRLIEIKSTTLRVDQSILTGESVSVTKHTDAIPDPRAVNQDKKNMLFSGTNIASGKAVGVVVATGLHTELGKIRSQMAAVEPERTPLQRKLDEFGRQLSHAISVICVAVWVINIGHFADPAHGGSWLRGAVYYFKIAVALAVAAIPEGLPAVITTCLALGTRRMARKNAIVRSLPSVETLGCTSVICSDKTGTLTTNQMSVCRMFVVAEAKAGSCSLHEFTISGTTYTPEGEVRQGEQLVCCSQFDGLVELATICALCNDSALDYNEAKGVYEKVGEATETALTCLVEKMNVFDTDLKALSQVERAGACNAVIKQLMRKEVTLEFSRDRKSMSVYCTPTHPDSKAQGSKMFVKGAPESVIERCSSVRVGSRTAPLNTTSREQILAKIRDWGSGSETLRCLALATRDAPPKKEDMQLDDCSKFAQYETDLTFVGCVGMLDPPRPEVAACITRCHRAGIRVVMITGDNKGTAVAICRRLGIFGDTEDVEGKAYTGREFDDLSPEQQRLACCTARCFARVEPAHKSRIVENLQSFNEVTAMTGDGVNDAPALKKAEIGIAMGSGTAVAKSAAEMVLSDDNFASIVAAVEEGRAIYSNMKQFIRYLISSNVGEVVCIFLTAILGLPEALIPVQLLWVNLVTDGLPATALGFNPPDLDIMEKLPRNPREALISGWLFFRYLAIGVYVGLATVAAATWWFLYDAEGPHITFYQLRNFLKCSEDNPLFEGIDCEVFESRFPTTMALSVLVTIEMCNALNSVSENQSLLRMPPWLNPWLLAAVAMSMALHFLILLVPPLPLIFQVTPLSGHQWVVVLQISLPVILLDEALKYLSRHHMDEIKDQK from the exons AGCTCCCCACCGAGGAAG GGAAGTCCCTTTGGGAACTGGTGCTGGAGCAGTTCGAGGACCTTCTGGTGCGCATCCTGCTGCTGGCAGCCCTGGTCTCCTTT GTCCTGGCCTGGTTCGAGGAGGGCGAAGAGACCACAACAGCCTTCGTGGAGCCCCTGGTCATCATGCTGATCCTTGTGGCCAACGCGATTGTGGGTGTGTGGCAG GAACGCAATGCTGAGAGTGCCATCGAGGCCTTAAAGGAGTATGAGCCTGAGATGGGCAAGGTGATCCGCTCAGACCGCAGAGGTGTGCAGAGGATCCGCGCCCGGGACATAGTCCCCGGAGACATTGTGGAAGTGGCAG TGGGAGACAAAGTGCCTGCTGACCTCCGCCTCATCGAGATCAAGTCCACCACACTGCGAGTGGACCAGTCCATCCTAACGG GTGAATCCGTGTCCGTGACCAAGCACACAGACGCCATCCCAGACCCTAGAGCTGTGAACCAGGACAAGAAGAACATGCTGTTTTCT GGCACCAATATAGCATCAGGCAAGGCAGTGGGTGTGGTGGTGGCCACAGGTCTGCACACGGAGCTGGGCAAGATCCGGAGCCAGATGGCAGCAGTGGAACCTGAGCGGACACCACTGCAGCGCAAGCTGGATGAGTTTGGGCGGCAGCTGTCCCATGCCATCTCTGTCATCTGTGTGGCTGTATGGGTCATCAACATTGGCCACTTTGCTGACCCAGCCCATGGTGGCTCCTGGCTCCGTGGTGCTGTCTACTACTTTAAGATTGCCGTGGCCCTGGCTGTGGCTGCAATCCCCGAGGGCCTCCCAGCAGTCATCACTACGTGCCTGGCACTGGGCACACGGCGCATGGCACGCAAGAATGCCATAGTGCGGAGCCTGCCCTCTGTGGAGACCCTGGGCTGCACCTCAGTCATCTGCTCTGACAAGACGGGCACTCTCACTACCAATCAGATGTCAGTGTGCCGG ATGTTCGTTGTAGCCGAAGCGAAAGCGGGCTCCTGCAGTTTGCACGAATTCACCATCTCGGGTACCACGTATACCCCGGAGGGAGAAGT GCGGCAGGGGGAGCAACTTGTTTGCTGCAGCCAGTTCGATGGGCTGGTGGAGCTGGCGACCATCTGTGCACTGTGCAACGACTCAGCGCTGGACTACAACGAG GCCAAGGGCGTGTATGAGAAGGTGGGAGAGGCCACGGAGACAGCTCTGACTTGCCTGGTGGAGAAGATGAATGTGTTTGACACTGACCTGAAGGCCCTGTCCCAGGTGGAGCGAGCTGGGGCCTGCAATGCG GTCATCAAGCAGCTCATGAGGAAGGAGGTCACCCTCGAGTTCTCCCGGGACCGGAAGTCCATGTCAGTGTACTGCACACCTACCCACCCTGACTCCAAGGCCCAGGGCAGCAAGATGTTTGTGAAG GGGGCTCCTGAGAGTGTAATTGAGCGCTGCAGCTCAGTCCGTGTGGGGAGCCGCACAGCACCCCTGAATACCACCTCCAGGGAGCAGATCCTGGCAAAGATCCGAGATTGGGGCTCAGGCTCAGAGACGCTGCGCTGCCTGGCACTGGCCACCCGGGATGCACCCCCCAAGAAGGAGGACATGCAGCTGGACGACTGCAGCAAGTTTGCTCAGTATGAG ACAGACCTGACCTTCGTGGGATGTGTGGGCATGCTGGACCCCCCACGGCCCGAGGTTGCTGCCTGCATCACACGTTGCCACCGAGCCGGCATCCGCGTGGTCATGATCACAGGGGACAACAAAGGCACAGCTGTGGCCATCTGTCGCCGGCTTGGCATCTTTGGGGACACAGAGGATGTGGAGGGCAAAGCCTACACAGGCCGTGAATTTGATGACCTCAGCCCAGAGCAGCAGCGCCTTGCCTGCTGCACCGCCCGCTGCTTTGCCCGCGTGGAGCCGGCGCATAAGTCCCGCATCGTGGAAAACCTGCAGTCCTTTAACGAGGTCACTGCCATG ACTGGTGATGGGGTGAACGACGCACCTGCCCTGAAGAAAGCAGAGATCGGCATTGCCATGGGCTCGGGCACAGCTGTGGCCAAGTCAGCTGCAGAGATGGTGCTGTCAGATGACAACTTTGCCTCCATTGTGGCTGCTGTGGAGGAGGGCCGGGCCATCTACAGCAATATGAAGCAATTCATTCGCTACCTCATTTCCTCAAATGTCGGCGAGGTTGTCTG CATCTTCCTCACAGCAATTCTGGGCCTGCCTGAAGCCCTGATCCCCGTGCAGCTGCTCTGGGTGAACCTGGTGACAGATGGCCTACCTGCCACAGCCCTGGGTTTCAACCCACCAGACTTGGACATCATGGAGAAGCTGCCCCGGAATCCTCGTGAGGCCCTCATTAGTGGCTGGCTCTTTTTCCGATATCTGGCTATTGGAG TGTATGTAGGCCTGGCCACAGTGGCTGCCGCCACCTGGTGGTTCCTGTATGATGCCGAGGGACCTCACATCACCTTCTACCAGCTG AGGAACTTCCTGAAGTGCTCTGAGGACAACCCGCTCTTTGAGGGCATCGACTGCGAGGTCTTTGAGTCCCGCTTCCCCACTACCATGGCCTTGTCGGTGCTTGTGACCATCGAGATGTGCAATGCCCTCAACAG CGTCTCGGAGAACCAGTCGCTGCTGCGGATGCCGCCCTGGCTGAATCCCTGGCTGCTGGCGGCCGTGGCCATGTCCATGGCCCTGCACTTCCTCATCCTGCTGGTGCCACCCCTGCCC CTCATTTTCCAGGTGACCCCACTGAGCGGGCACCAGTGGGTGGTGGTGCTCCAGATATCTCTGCCTGTCATCCTGCTTGATGAGGCCCTCAAGTACCTGTCCCGGCATCACATGGATG aaataaaGGACCAGAAGTGA